Proteins encoded together in one bacterium window:
- a CDS encoding sulfurtransferase TusA family protein: protein MTTTLLDITGDVCPMTFVKVKMGLQRVPPLGTLAVRLKEEALKNVISSLKTEGHRVTNVSREEGIFLLEVTKGG, encoded by the coding sequence ATGACGACGACGCTGCTCGACATCACCGGGGACGTCTGCCCGATGACGTTCGTGAAGGTCAAGATGGGGCTGCAGCGGGTCCCCCCGCTGGGGACGCTCGCCGTCCGCCTGAAAGAGGAGGCGCTGAAAAACGTGATCTCCTCTCTGAAGACGGAAGGACACCGCGTCACGAACGTGTCGCGGGAGGAAGGGATCTTCCTCCTGGAGGTCACGAAAGGCGGTTGA
- a CDS encoding type II toxin-antitoxin system Phd/YefM family antitoxin: MGIVNTHEAKTNLSRLIDEVRQGAEIVIARANRPVARLVPFRGEQRPRRPGYLKGKVRVAADFDAPLPPDVVHAFEGEG; the protein is encoded by the coding sequence ATGGGCATCGTCAACACCCACGAGGCAAAAACGAATCTCTCGAGGTTGATCGACGAGGTGCGGCAGGGCGCCGAGATCGTGATCGCCCGGGCGAACCGGCCTGTGGCGCGACTCGTCCCCTTCCGGGGGGAACAGCGGCCCCGTCGACCCGGATACCTGAAAGGCAAGGTTCGGGTTGCCGCTGACTTCGACGCCCCGCTGCCACCCGATGTCGTCCACGCGTTCGAGGGGGAAGGGTGA
- a CDS encoding 4Fe-4S binding protein, giving the protein MSEADFKELKKGGMMRQAEAGHFSVRLHVVGGRLATPQLRAIREAADRFGRREIHLTSRQGVEIPHVPQDALAALKEFLAPSGVGVGVCGPTVRTVTACQGCRVCPSGVIDSPELAKAVDRELYGKPVPHKFKVGISGCVNNCMKAEENDAGIKGWIEPRWEAPACTFCGVCQAVCPTKAIATSEDGRALIVDPTPCIGCGDCITSCPTGSMREKIRGYRVFAGGKFGRRPSLGRRILGVLEKKEEAMAAILTVLDFFREHGKPRERFGDTLQRTGFPALETFVKERTGLP; this is encoded by the coding sequence GTGAGCGAAGCCGACTTCAAGGAGCTGAAAAAGGGCGGGATGATGCGCCAGGCGGAGGCCGGGCACTTCTCGGTCCGCCTCCACGTGGTCGGCGGTCGACTCGCCACGCCGCAGCTCCGGGCGATCCGGGAAGCGGCCGACCGGTTCGGGCGGAGGGAGATCCACCTGACCAGCCGCCAGGGGGTGGAGATCCCTCACGTCCCGCAGGATGCCCTCGCAGCGCTGAAGGAGTTCCTCGCACCCTCCGGCGTCGGCGTGGGGGTTTGCGGACCCACGGTCCGCACCGTGACGGCGTGCCAGGGGTGCCGCGTCTGCCCGAGCGGGGTGATCGATTCCCCGGAGCTGGCAAAGGCGGTCGACCGGGAGCTCTACGGCAAGCCGGTGCCGCACAAGTTCAAGGTCGGCATCTCGGGGTGCGTCAACAACTGCATGAAAGCCGAGGAGAACGACGCGGGGATCAAGGGGTGGATCGAGCCGCGGTGGGAAGCGCCGGCCTGCACCTTCTGCGGGGTCTGCCAGGCCGTCTGTCCGACGAAGGCGATCGCGACGTCGGAGGACGGCCGCGCGTTGATCGTCGACCCGACGCCGTGCATCGGGTGCGGCGACTGCATCACCTCCTGCCCCACCGGGAGCATGCGGGAGAAGATCCGCGGGTACAGGGTCTTCGCCGGCGGGAAGTTCGGCAGGAGACCCTCCCTCGGGAGGAGGATCCTCGGGGTTCTGGAGAAGAAGGAGGAGGCGATGGCGGCGATCCTGACCGTCCTCGACTTCTTCCGAGAGCATGGAAAGCCGAGGGAACGGTTCGGCGACACGTTGCAGAGGACGGGATTCCCGGCCCTGGAAACGTTCGTGAAGGAGAGGACGGGGCTGCCATGA
- a CDS encoding cysteine synthase family protein — protein sequence MNLSRRVFDDISQLIGSRENPTPLVRLRRLPGIGGGDIFAKLEWMNPFGSIKDRTARYLLEGLRRDGKLAGKKIVEPTSGNTGIALVALSNLLGIPCTITIPSGAPEEKITLLRLLGAEVWPTPDDLCPIDHPKDGAIALARSFVTGEATKDHYVMPNQYENPDNVRAHYETTGAEIWDQTEGKVTHFFAGYGTCGTITGVAKFLKERNPDVRIVAIEPEKGHHLSGLKNFQESHKPVILDESLIDKTVRVPDAPAFETAIRLAREESLVVGPSTGAIVWAALQEELPAGAVAVCISPDSAFKYASHYAPHLADAGVPTVAVTA from the coding sequence ATGAACCTGTCGCGCAGGGTGTTTGACGACATATCGCAACTGATCGGAAGCCGCGAGAACCCGACGCCGCTGGTTCGCCTGCGCCGTCTTCCGGGGATCGGCGGCGGGGATATATTCGCCAAGCTGGAGTGGATGAATCCCTTCGGGTCGATCAAGGATCGCACGGCGCGATATCTCCTGGAGGGGTTGCGTCGGGACGGGAAGCTGGCCGGAAAGAAGATCGTCGAACCCACCTCGGGCAACACGGGGATCGCCCTCGTCGCGCTTTCCAACCTGCTCGGCATTCCGTGCACGATCACGATCCCCTCCGGCGCTCCCGAGGAGAAGATCACCCTGCTGCGGCTGTTGGGCGCGGAGGTCTGGCCCACGCCGGACGACCTGTGCCCGATCGACCACCCGAAGGACGGCGCCATCGCGCTCGCCCGCAGCTTCGTCACCGGAGAGGCGACGAAGGATCACTATGTGATGCCGAACCAGTACGAGAACCCGGACAACGTGCGGGCCCATTACGAGACGACCGGCGCGGAGATCTGGGACCAGACGGAGGGGAAGGTCACCCACTTCTTCGCCGGGTACGGGACGTGCGGAACGATCACCGGGGTGGCGAAGTTCCTGAAGGAGAGGAACCCCGATGTCCGCATCGTGGCCATCGAACCGGAAAAGGGACACCACCTGTCGGGATTGAAGAACTTCCAGGAGAGCCACAAACCCGTGATCCTCGACGAGTCGCTGATCGACAAGACGGTCCGCGTCCCCGACGCCCCCGCATTCGAGACCGCCATCCGTCTGGCGCGCGAGGAGAGCCTCGTCGTCGGCCCTTCCACCGGCGCGATCGTCTGGGCGGCGTTGCAGGAGGAGCTTCCCGCGGGCGCCGTGGCGGTGTGCATCTCGCCCGACAGCGCCTTCAAATACGCGAGCCACTACGCTCCGCACCTGGCCGATGCCGGCGTCCCGACCGTGGCGGTCACCGCGTGA